Proteins encoded by one window of Anopheles maculipalpis chromosome 2RL, idAnoMacuDA_375_x, whole genome shotgun sequence:
- the LOC126557002 gene encoding ATP-binding cassette sub-family G member 1-like isoform X2 has translation MKNFKNHPAVWVKRNSQSALCNGAIMTNGQTKDSNLAHGLVRKVLNNSDGNGQKKPMVSLTHLPKRPPIDIQFMDMSYSVSEGHKRGYKTILKGINGKFRSGELTAIMGPSGAGKSTLMNILAGYKTSHLSGSVLINGKDRNLRKFRKLSCYIMQDDRLLPYLTVREAMMVSANLKLGKDISVSAKRAVVEEIIETLGLLDAATTLTLNLSGGQRKRLSIALELVNNPPVMFFDEPTSGLDSSTCSQLIALLKSLARGGRTIVCTIHQPSARIFELFDNLYVLAEGQCIYQGRVNGLVPFLASLGLECPSYHNPANYVMEVACGEHGDWNSKLVTAVNNGKCNNYNQPLSQSKSTSNKNVSLDGTATGTGDREDDLTLLKTVVSTGEYTAISMPSNAPPESQLNNESKQLAGSIAVTDRKLDSVTASATTTTAATAAQATTNTGANVIPSSDVTGPLLPAGVPIAGSAQTQTSCKATCTTSLLDSTESVSITMPKKQAGFPTSGWMQFWILLKRTMITIMRDQTLTQMRLLSHVIVGAIIGMIYYDIGNDASKIMSNAGCIFFTTMFTMFTAMMPTILTFPTEMAVFVREHLNYWYSLKSFYFAKTIADLPFQVLFTSVYVIVVYYLTSQPMDPKRVGMFVLICILTSLVAQSLGLLIGAGMSVETGVFLGPVSTIPIILFSGFFVNFDVIPSYLQWVTYVSYVRYGFEGAMVSVYGMEREKLACTEIYCHFRSPKKFLEEMSMDNAEYWIDATALFGFFIALRVIAYFVLRWKLHSIR, from the exons GAATTCTCAAAGTGCTCTCTGCAACGGAGCCATCATGACAAACGGACAGACGAAAGATTCTAATCTGGCGCACGGTCTGGTGCGGAAAGTTCTCAACAATAGCGATGGAAACGGGCAGAAGAAGCCAATG GTATCACTCACGCACCTACCAAAGAGACCCCCGATCGACATCCAGTTCATGGACATGTCGTACTCGGTGTCCGAAGGTCACAAACGCGGTTACAAGACCATACTCAAAGGCATTAACGGTAAGTTCCGATCCGGGGAGCTAACCGCCATCATGGGACCGTCCGGTGCTGGTAAAAGCACGCTCATGAACATCCTTGCCGGCTACAA AACATCACACCTCAGTGGGTCGGTGCTAATCAACGGAAAGGATCGCAATTTGCGAAAATTTCGCAAACTATCCTGCTACATCATGCAGGATGATCGGCTGCTACCTTACCTAACAGTGCGCGAAGCGATGATGGTATCGGCCAACCTAAAGCTTGGCAAGGATATCTCCGTTTCGGCGAAGCGGGCCGTCGTGGAGGAAATTATTGAAACGCTCGGTCTGCTGGACGCTGCTACCACACTCACGCTCAATCTCTCCGGTGGGCAGCGTAAACGGCTATCGATCGCACTCGAGCTGGTAAACAATCCGCCGGTAATGTTTTTCGACGAACCGACCAGCGGTTTGGACAGTTCGACCTGTTCTCAGCTGATTGCACTACTGAAGTCATTAGCGCGCGGCGGTCGTACGATCGTCTGTACGATCCATCAACCATCGGCAAGAATTTTCGAACTGTTCGACAATCTGTACGTGCTAGCCGAGGGACAGTGTATCTATCAGGGGCGAGTGAACGGACTGGTACCGTTTCTTGCCTCGCTTGGACTTGAATGTCCGAGCTATCACAATCCGGCTAATTATG TGATGGAAGTGGCCTGTGGCGAACATGGTGATTGGAATAGCAAGCTAGTAACGGCGGTTAACAATGGCAAATGTAACAACTACAATCAACCACTATCGCAAAGTAAAAGCACCTCCAATAAAAACGTATCGCTCGACGGCACAGCAACCGGTACAGGCGATCGTGAGGATGATCTTACACTGCTAAAAACGGTTGTTTCTACCGGTGAGTACACCGCCATTAGTATGCCCTCGAACGCACCACCGGAGTCGCAGTTAAAtaacgaaagcaaacaactCGCCGGGAGTATTGCTGTCACTGATCGGAAGCTGGATTCGGTTACGGCCTCTGCGACCACCACTACCGCTGCAACGGCAGCGCAGGCAACAACCAACACGGGTGCGAATGTCATCCCATCGTCCGACGTTACTGGACCACTGTTACCGGCTGGTGTACCGATAGCTGGCTCTGCCCAAACTCAGACCAGCTGCAAAGCGACCTGCACCACATCGTTGCTCGATTCGACGGAGAGTGTTAGCATAACGATGCCGAAGAAGCAGGCCGGTTTTCCCACCTCCGGCTGGATGCAGTTCTGGATACTGCTCAAGCGTACCATGATTACGATCATGCGCGATCAAACGCTTACGCAGATGCGTCTACTGTCGCACGTTATTGTCGGTGCAATTATCGGGATGATCTACTACGATATCGGTAATGATGCGTCGAAGATCATGAGCAACGCGGGATGTATCTTTTTCACCACGATGTTTACCATGTTCACCGCCATGATGCCGACGATACTCACTT TTCCCACGGAAATGGCCGTCTTTGTGCGAGAACATCTCAACTACTGGTATTCGCTCAAGTCGTTCTATTTCGCCAAAACGATCGCAGATCTTCCATTTCAA GTACTCTTCACGAGCGTGTACGTCATTGTAGTGTACTATCTCACTTCCCAACCGATGGATCCAAAGCGAGTGGGCATGTTTGTACTGATCTGCATCCTTACCTCGCTCGTGGCCCAAAGTTTGGGCTTGCTAATCGGTGCCGGCATGAGCGTAGAAACGGGCGTATTTCTGGGCCCAGTATCCACCATTCCGATCATACTGTTTTCGGGTTTCTTCGTCAACTTTGACGTCATCCCGAGCTACCTACAGTGGGTAACGTACGTCAGTTACGTGCGGTACGGCTTCGAAGGTGCGATGGTGTCCGTGTACGGTATGGAGCGTGAGAAGCTGGCCTGTACCGAAATCTACTGCCACTTTCGCAGCCCGAAAAAGTTCCTCGAGGAGATGTCGATGGACAATGCCGAGTACTGGATCGATGCGACCGCCCTGTTCGGTTTCTTCATTGCGCTGCGTGTGATCGCGTACTTTGTGCTGCGCTGGAAGCTGCATTCCATCCGTTAA